Genomic window (Granulicella arctica):
AAGGATCTGCGGGCATTCGAAGATGGTTACTACAGCTATCTCGAGTCGGCACAGCCCGCGATCCTGACGGATATTGCTACCAAGAAGGCTTTGGACGACGATATCCGTGGTCGCCTCACTACAGCCATCAAGGACTTTAAGCAGAGTTTCTTGGCATCCTTGAAGGATAAGGCTGAGGCGGATAAGAAGGACTCCACTGCATCGCAGACTACCCCAGCAAACGCAACGGTGGGTAACAAGTAGCCTATGGCAAACGTTCTCGATCTACGGCGCCGCATTCGCAGTGTGAAGAACACGCGGCAGATTACGAAGGCGATGAAGATGGTCTCGGCGGCTAAATTGCGCCGGGCTCAAGAACGTGCCATGCAGGCTCGGCCTTACGCGCAGATGCTGTTGAATGTGCTGGAGTCTCTGGTGCGCCGCACCGATATCTACAATGAAGAGACGGGGGAGATCCTTCATCCCTTGCTGCTCGAGCGTGAAGAGAAGAGCGTTCTCGTCATCGTGATTGCTGGCGATAAAGGATTCGCCGGTGGTTTCAATTCGAACATCGGTAAGGCCGCGCAGAAGTTTATCAATACTCGCACCGGCGAGGGCGAGAACGTGGATCTGGAGCCGGTTGGTAAGAAGGCGATTGCGCTTTACAGGAAGAAGATTCCTGCGGCTAGCTACGAGAAGACTGAGCAGCACTACGATAACGATCTCTCGACTCACTACGATACGATTCGCCATCGTGCCGCCCAGGTTGAAGTGGTTGCAGAACACACTGATCTGCTGCTGAAGACAGACTTCGAGGCCGTCGGCAAGATGGCGCGATCGATCATTGAGCGCTACGAGCGCGCCGAGATCGATTCCGTCTACATCGTCTACAACGAGTTCAAGTCAGTTATTTCGCAGCGCGTTGTCGTGGAAAAACTTCTGCCGATTCGTAAGCTTGGATCACAGGAGATCGCCTCAGCAGAAGAGATGACTGAAGAGCAGCGCGATGCCGCAGCCCGGGCCGCGCAGTCTGAAGGCATCAGTGTGCATGAACCGGACAAGGTAGAGATGGAAGAGGAAGCAAAGAAGTTCGGTACGGCTGACGTTGATTACATCTTTGACCAGTCGCCCGAGGAGCTTTTCGCCCACCTTATGCCGCGGTATGTGACCACACAAATCTTTCATGCTCTGCTCGAGAGTGTGGCGTCAGAGCATGCAGCGCGCATGACGGCAACAGATGCAGCGACCAAGAACGCCGGGGACCTGATTGACTCCCTCAGCCTGACGATGAATCGTGTACGCCAGGCGGCGATTACCAAGGAGATCATCGAAATTGTAAGTGGTGCAGCCGCTCTCTAAGCGGTGTACCAGAGAGATAGAAGACTATGGCAGACGAGAATATTGGAAAAGTAATTTCGGTCAGCGGCCCGGCCGTCGACGTTCAATTTGAGGAAGCAAAGATGCCGCCGATCTTCCAGGCGCTTCGCATTGTCAGCGAGGGTTTCGTCGTGCCTCAGCCGCTTGACATCGTCGTTGAGGTGCAGCAGCATCTCGGCGAGGGTCGTGTGCGTTGCATCGCCATGGTGGCGACCGAGGGCATGGTCCGCGGCATGAAGGCGATCGACACTGGCAGCGGCATCACGGTGCCGGTCGGCCGGGAGACGCTGGGCCGGGTACTCAATGTTCTTGGCCAGCCAGTCGACGAACTCGGCCCAGTCAATGCCAAGGTGCATATGCCCATTCACCGGCAGGCGCCAGCGTTTGACGAGCAATCGACTTCTGAAGAGATGTTCGAGACCGGCATTAAGGTCATCGACCTTGTCCTGCCCTTTCTTAAGGGCGGCAAGATCGGCCTTTTCGGCGGAGCGGGAGTCGGGAAAACTGTCGTTATCCAAGAGTTGATCAACAACGTGGCTAGTCAACACGGCGGTTTTTCGGTGTTTGCGGGTGTTGGTGAGCGCACACGAGAAGGCAACGACCTCTGGCATGAATTTCAGGAGTCGGGCGTTATCGATGTCAATGACTTCAATAAGAGCAAAGCCGCACTGATTTATGGCCAGATGACCGAGCCCCCAGGGGCGCGTCTGCGGGTCGCTCTCACCGCTCTGACTGTTGCCGAGTATTTCCGGGACGAAGAGGGTGCGGACACGCTGTTGTTCATCGACAACATTTTCCGCTTCACGCAAGCGGGTTCAGAGGTTTCGACGCTGCTTGGCCGTATGCCGTCAGCCGTCGGATATCAGCCGAACCTTGCTACGGAGATGGGCGAACTGCAGGAGCGTATTACTTCTACCAAGAAGGGTTCCATCACGTCGGTTCAGGCTGTCTACGTTCCTGCGGATGACTTTACTGATCCCGCGCCAGCTACAACCTTTGCTCATCTCGATGCGACGATGTTGCTGTCGCGGCCCTTGTCAGAGCTCGGAATTTATCCGGCTGTGGATCCTTTGACCTCTACATCGCGCATCCTGTCGGCTCGCATTGTCGGCCAGGAGCATTACGATGTGGCTCAGGGTGTCAAGAAGATCCTTCAGCGCTACAAGGATCTTCAGGACATTATCGCGATTCTCGGCATTGATGAGCTTTCCGACGAGGATAAGACCACCGTCGCCCGTGCTCGCAAGGTTCAGCGCTTCTTGTCGCAGCCCTTCCATGTTGCTGAAATCTTTACGGGTATTCCTGGTGCCTACGTCAAGGTTGAGGATACGATTCGCAGCTTCAAGGAGATCATCGATGGCAAACACGATGCTATTCCTGAGCAGGCTTTCTACCTCAAGGGCGGGATTGAAGATGTACTCGCTGCAGCTGAGAAGATGAAGCAGACGGCATAATCACATGGCAGAAAATACAAACAGCTCGGGTACGCTGGCAGTTCGGTTGGTAACGCCTGACCGCGTCCTCATCGATACCACGGCGGACGCGGTAGAGTTGCCCTCAATGTCGGGTTACATGGAGGCGCTTTACGGACATGCGCCTTTGCTGGCGGAGTTGAGTGCAGGTGAGGTTAGGCTGCATGGGGGAGCTTCTGGTGAGCAGAAGTTTTTCGTCGCCTGGGGATTTGTCGAAGTGCTTCCCGAACGGGTTACCATCCTCGCTGAGACAGCGCTCAGGCCTGAAGAGATCGATCGCAATGAAGCTGAGCAGGAAGTCCAGCAAGCTGACAAGCTCTGGAGTGAAGCCGGCGATGACGGCCACAAGTACGATGATGCAAATGCGATGCGTCGAGAGGGTGAAGAGAAACTAGCTTCGGCTCAAGGCAAGAGCATTTAGGTGTCATAATCCCAAAGAGAAGACCCAGCCGAGGCTGGGTCTTCTCTTTGGGTGATCCACTTACTTCGCCTTTATCTTGAGCTTGACTGGTTTAGCAACAGACGCTTCCAGAGAAGTATCCGCCTGTTTGCGCAATGCGTGGAGGACGACACGCAGCATTTCTTCTTCCGGCGCGGGTTTGCCGGTCCATATCTCAAATTGGCGCGCACCCTGCTGAACGAACATTTCAACGCCGGTAATGATGGGAATATTTTGTTGCCGAGCCATCCGAAGAAGAGGCGTCTCGAGGGGGTTGTAGACGAGATCGAAGACCAGCTTGGTATTCAATTCTTTAGGCTCGAGTAAGGATGAGGCTTTCTGGCCAGCCATGCCGACGGAGGTCGCGTTAATGATGACGTCAAAGGTGGTTTTGGCAATCGCCTCCCGCTTGATCGTCTTTGCGCCGGATTGCTTCGCAACCTTCTGAGCGGTCTCCGGGGTGCGGTTCAGAATAAAGACATCGGCACCTTTGTCCCGCAGACCGAAGATAGCAGCGCGACCGACCCCTCCCGCTCCGAGAACAAGGACTTTTGCTCCTCTAAGGGATGAA
Coding sequences:
- the atpD gene encoding F0F1 ATP synthase subunit beta, whose amino-acid sequence is MADENIGKVISVSGPAVDVQFEEAKMPPIFQALRIVSEGFVVPQPLDIVVEVQQHLGEGRVRCIAMVATEGMVRGMKAIDTGSGITVPVGRETLGRVLNVLGQPVDELGPVNAKVHMPIHRQAPAFDEQSTSEEMFETGIKVIDLVLPFLKGGKIGLFGGAGVGKTVVIQELINNVASQHGGFSVFAGVGERTREGNDLWHEFQESGVIDVNDFNKSKAALIYGQMTEPPGARLRVALTALTVAEYFRDEEGADTLLFIDNIFRFTQAGSEVSTLLGRMPSAVGYQPNLATEMGELQERITSTKKGSITSVQAVYVPADDFTDPAPATTFAHLDATMLLSRPLSELGIYPAVDPLTSTSRILSARIVGQEHYDVAQGVKKILQRYKDLQDIIAILGIDELSDEDKTTVARARKVQRFLSQPFHVAEIFTGIPGAYVKVEDTIRSFKEIIDGKHDAIPEQAFYLKGGIEDVLAAAEKMKQTA
- a CDS encoding F0F1 ATP synthase subunit gamma, whose product is MANVLDLRRRIRSVKNTRQITKAMKMVSAAKLRRAQERAMQARPYAQMLLNVLESLVRRTDIYNEETGEILHPLLLEREEKSVLVIVIAGDKGFAGGFNSNIGKAAQKFINTRTGEGENVDLEPVGKKAIALYRKKIPAASYEKTEQHYDNDLSTHYDTIRHRAAQVEVVAEHTDLLLKTDFEAVGKMARSIIERYERAEIDSVYIVYNEFKSVISQRVVVEKLLPIRKLGSQEIASAEEMTEEQRDAAARAAQSEGISVHEPDKVEMEEEAKKFGTADVDYIFDQSPEELFAHLMPRYVTTQIFHALLESVASEHAARMTATDAATKNAGDLIDSLSLTMNRVRQAAITKEIIEIVSGAAAL
- the atpC gene encoding ATP synthase F1 subunit epsilon, with amino-acid sequence MAENTNSSGTLAVRLVTPDRVLIDTTADAVELPSMSGYMEALYGHAPLLAELSAGEVRLHGGASGEQKFFVAWGFVEVLPERVTILAETALRPEEIDRNEAEQEVQQADKLWSEAGDDGHKYDDANAMRREGEEKLASAQGKSI